Proteins encoded by one window of Methanothermobacter thermautotrophicus:
- a CDS encoding glutamate synthase-related protein, giving the protein MVQILLTEPEKCDGCNKCVEACESVLGRSAIFLNKMDTGYHAIVCQQCVDPSCARGCFRDAIKKENGAVKIDQESCVGCKLCMLMCPIGAITYTDEGMVKCDQQCIEKVGDTPACVAACEQGCLEALDVMEYVNDIQRGFEIKNPGTGSITPASPSSDLAAVTQGLCVFCGTCEIVCPTDAIKIVEDHAEIDKTKCIMCGSCLAACPVLIPTGAGSIWDPRTIADIRYTSKAGKYVLRGFGTERRLPNFDDIIILPAQASIPPVDKYREPCNTSVVLGDRFAEEPLVLQTPVLIAGMSFGALSKESKLAMAKGSSMVGSCANTGEGGMLPEERELADNLMVQYSSGRFGVSSDYLNVADAIEVKIGQGAKPGMGGHLLAEKVSPEVAKIRGIPEGTDALSPARFLDATREGDLAKHIELLREVTDWRVPIVVKLGPGRVYEDVQIAAEAGADVISVDGMEGGTGAAPEVVIEHTGVPTLAALVQAVNGLNDIGLKDEVDLIITGGIRSGADVAKAMAMGADAVYIGTGAMIAMGCRACRMCYTGKCPVGVATQDPVLRERMDVDLAARRVANYIKSMTEEAKMLAQLAGHDDIRKFNPEDLRALDTNTADITGLKLINQ; this is encoded by the coding sequence ATGGTACAGATACTCTTAACAGAACCTGAAAAATGTGATGGCTGTAACAAGTGCGTGGAGGCATGTGAATCTGTCCTTGGAAGGAGTGCGATTTTCCTCAACAAGATGGACACCGGCTACCATGCCATAGTCTGTCAGCAGTGCGTGGACCCCTCTTGTGCAAGGGGCTGCTTCAGGGACGCAATTAAAAAGGAGAACGGCGCAGTCAAGATAGATCAGGAGTCATGCGTCGGCTGCAAGCTATGCATGCTCATGTGCCCCATCGGCGCCATAACCTACACCGATGAGGGCATGGTGAAATGCGACCAGCAGTGCATTGAAAAGGTAGGAGACACGCCAGCCTGTGTGGCTGCCTGTGAGCAGGGATGCCTCGAGGCCCTCGATGTCATGGAATACGTTAATGACATCCAGAGGGGCTTTGAGATCAAAAATCCAGGTACCGGCTCAATAACACCAGCATCTCCATCATCAGACCTTGCAGCAGTAACCCAGGGGCTCTGCGTATTCTGCGGCACCTGCGAAATCGTCTGCCCGACAGATGCCATAAAGATAGTCGAGGACCATGCAGAGATAGATAAGACCAAGTGCATAATGTGTGGTTCATGCCTTGCAGCATGCCCTGTCCTCATACCAACAGGTGCAGGCAGCATATGGGACCCCCGGACAATCGCAGATATAAGGTACACATCAAAGGCTGGTAAGTACGTCCTCAGGGGATTCGGTACAGAGAGGAGGCTGCCAAACTTTGATGACATAATCATACTCCCTGCCCAGGCATCCATACCACCTGTCGACAAGTACAGGGAACCATGCAACACCAGCGTGGTCCTCGGTGACAGGTTTGCAGAGGAACCACTGGTACTACAGACCCCTGTACTCATTGCAGGTATGTCCTTCGGTGCCCTAAGCAAGGAGAGCAAACTGGCAATGGCCAAGGGATCATCCATGGTGGGATCCTGCGCCAACACAGGTGAGGGTGGAATGCTCCCTGAGGAGAGGGAGCTCGCAGATAACCTCATGGTACAGTACTCAAGTGGAAGGTTCGGTGTATCCTCAGATTACCTGAACGTGGCCGATGCAATCGAGGTCAAGATAGGGCAGGGTGCAAAGCCTGGTATGGGTGGACACCTCCTGGCAGAGAAGGTGAGCCCGGAGGTCGCAAAGATTCGTGGAATACCCGAGGGTACCGACGCCCTCAGCCCTGCACGCTTCCTTGACGCCACAAGGGAGGGTGACCTTGCAAAGCACATAGAACTCCTCAGGGAGGTCACAGACTGGAGGGTGCCCATAGTCGTTAAACTTGGACCCGGACGCGTATATGAGGACGTGCAGATCGCGGCGGAGGCCGGCGCAGACGTTATCTCAGTGGATGGAATGGAGGGTGGAACAGGCGCAGCCCCTGAGGTTGTGATAGAACATACAGGGGTGCCAACCCTGGCAGCACTCGTGCAGGCAGTTAACGGTCTCAATGATATAGGGCTGAAGGACGAGGTTGACCTCATAATAACAGGGGGTATCCGCAGCGGGGCCGATGTGGCCAAGGCCATGGCCATGGGAGCCGATGCAGTTTACATCGGGACCGGTGCAATGATTGCAATGGGATGCCGTGCCTGCCGCATGTGCTACACAGGCAAGTGCCCTGTTGGTGTCGCCACACAGGACCCCGTACTGAGGGAGAGGATGGACGTGGACCTTGCAGCAAGAAGGGTCGCAAATTACATAAAGTCCATGACCGAAGAGGCCAAGATGCTGGCCCAGCTTGCAGGACACGACGATATAC